One Sporomusaceae bacterium ACPt DNA window includes the following coding sequences:
- the ynfF gene encoding putative dimethyl sulfoxide reductase chain YnfF yields MLHRVVSACPLDCPDVCSLIVTVEDGVVVSVEGNPAHPVTRGAICNKGRNLIKNGTHPGRIKTPMLKQAGVWCAITWAEALDLFYNKLKESVSQYGSLSILHAAGDGSAGLIKQRLPKRFFNQLGGVTEPGGSLCWGAGIAAQKADFGLAAAPSWKDITKAKTILLWGRDPATTNIHLLPYINEARQAGAQVIVINPLKVPSLKFADKHLAVRPGTDGLLALAMAQVIIAENLTDGSFCAANVNGYQEYARMAAGYRPASIAEIVGVDADEICEVARTYAQARPASIILGYGLQRYEHGGATIRAIDALAAITGQIGKPGAGVHYANRLWGQFGKEIAASEQTRNTREIPWAQLAARLPELDPPIKVLVVDRGNPVNQMADSTKTRTALLQIPFKVAIDYYLTDTAEIADLFLPATGNFEEEDLVVSSWNEYIYYKPAITRQPFSEYGIWQYLAKRFGLGAEWEQEHSAWLKTTLNSYGVTLTDLQEKGFLLNPNAENTAFTNGKFLTDSGKFELLGAEAIRNLIVGCQSMVSSSKAQHKKLVLITPHRRHSLNSQHFPPQDSPGPVIKLNPVDGQNAGLAEGDSAVIETTVGKLVLPVSLDAGILAGVAVIEQGGWLKDGLGVNLITESRNTDIGDQVAFYHTFCTVRKA; encoded by the coding sequence TTGCTACATAGAGTAGTCAGTGCGTGTCCGCTAGACTGTCCTGATGTTTGCTCGCTGATAGTAACGGTAGAAGATGGGGTAGTAGTCAGTGTTGAAGGCAATCCGGCCCATCCTGTAACTCGCGGGGCCATTTGCAACAAAGGGCGTAATCTTATCAAAAACGGGACACATCCAGGACGAATTAAAACTCCGATGCTCAAACAAGCCGGTGTTTGGTGTGCCATAACGTGGGCAGAAGCGTTAGATCTTTTTTATAATAAGTTAAAAGAAAGTGTTTCCCAATACGGCAGCCTGTCGATTCTGCATGCTGCCGGCGATGGTTCAGCCGGCCTCATTAAACAACGATTACCCAAACGTTTTTTTAATCAACTGGGCGGCGTAACTGAGCCAGGGGGCTCACTGTGCTGGGGCGCAGGTATTGCTGCTCAGAAAGCAGACTTTGGGCTGGCAGCGGCGCCGTCATGGAAGGACATCACCAAAGCCAAGACAATCTTGCTGTGGGGCCGCGACCCGGCTACTACTAATATTCATCTTCTACCATATATAAATGAAGCCAGGCAAGCGGGCGCCCAAGTAATTGTTATAAATCCACTTAAGGTTCCTTCACTAAAGTTTGCTGATAAGCATCTTGCCGTCCGGCCTGGTACCGATGGCCTGCTGGCGCTGGCCATGGCTCAGGTGATTATTGCTGAAAATCTTACAGATGGAAGCTTTTGTGCCGCTAACGTCAACGGGTATCAAGAATATGCCCGGATGGCGGCCGGTTATCGGCCGGCATCCATAGCCGAAATCGTCGGCGTAGATGCTGACGAAATTTGTGAGGTGGCCAGGACATATGCGCAGGCGCGGCCAGCATCAATTATACTGGGCTATGGCCTGCAGCGGTATGAACACGGTGGTGCTACTATCAGAGCGATTGATGCTTTGGCGGCAATTACCGGTCAGATTGGCAAACCGGGAGCCGGGGTTCATTATGCCAACAGGTTGTGGGGACAATTTGGTAAAGAAATAGCCGCATCTGAGCAGACCCGAAACACCCGCGAAATACCTTGGGCACAGTTGGCAGCCAGACTGCCTGAACTTGACCCGCCCATTAAAGTATTGGTAGTCGACCGAGGGAATCCTGTAAATCAAATGGCTGACAGCACTAAAACAAGGACGGCGCTGCTGCAGATACCGTTTAAAGTTGCTATCGATTACTATCTTACCGATACAGCCGAAATTGCGGATTTATTTTTACCAGCCACCGGCAACTTTGAAGAAGAAGATTTAGTAGTCTCGTCTTGGAATGAGTATATTTATTACAAGCCGGCTATTACCCGGCAACCGTTCAGCGAGTACGGCATCTGGCAGTACTTGGCTAAGAGGTTTGGACTTGGCGCTGAATGGGAACAAGAACATTCAGCCTGGCTGAAAACTACACTTAACTCTTATGGTGTAACACTGACAGATTTACAGGAAAAAGGTTTTCTTCTAAATCCTAATGCTGAGAATACGGCATTTACCAATGGCAAATTTCTTACTGACTCGGGCAAATTTGAATTGCTGGGAGCGGAGGCAATACGTAACCTTATCGTTGGCTGTCAGTCTATGGTCAGCAGCAGTAAAGCCCAGCACAAAAAGCTGGTGCTAATTACACCTCACCGCCGGCATTCGCTTAATTCTCAGCACTTCCCTCCGCAAGACAGTCCGGGACCGGTAATAAAGCTAAATCCGGTAGATGGACAGAACGCCGGGTTGGCAGAAGGAGATTCGGCAGTAATTGAAACAACAGTAGGCAAACTGGTCCTGCCTGTCAGCTTGGATGCGGGAATTCTTGCCGGTGTGGCTGTTATCGAGCAGGGGGGCTGGCTGAAAGATGGCCTCGGAGTTAATCTTATTACTGAGTCACGTAATACTGATATTGGCGACCAGGTAGCTTTTTACCACACTTTCTGTACAGTGCGGAAAGCATAA
- the ghrB gene encoding Glyoxylate/hydroxypyruvate reductase B: MDKYKVVVTGPIMPAALALLEQQCEVRQWTEVQPPRLGQLAEWLKDAEGLFVSANVAVNEELLDVAPKLRVIAQAAVGYDNIDVQACTQRKIPFANTPGVLVETTADLAFGLLLTAARRIHESWDWVRAGKWQPGSRFPLGVDLYGKTLGIVGMGAIGAAVAKRAQTSGMKVIYYNRRPRADAAALHVEYRNFETLLAEADFIIVLTPLTPETRGMFGANEFEKMKPTAYFINVARGAIVDTDALRNALASNKIAYAALDVTDPEPLPASHPLLQLTNLLIVPHIGSATTECRNRMALLAAENMLLGLAGKPMLTCVNKEVNYIV, translated from the coding sequence ATGGATAAATATAAAGTTGTTGTTACTGGACCAATTATGCCTGCAGCCTTGGCATTACTTGAACAACAGTGTGAGGTCCGACAGTGGACTGAGGTGCAGCCGCCCCGCTTGGGGCAGTTGGCTGAATGGCTGAAAGACGCTGAAGGGTTGTTTGTTTCGGCAAACGTGGCTGTTAATGAAGAACTGCTGGATGTTGCTCCTAAGCTAAGAGTGATTGCTCAAGCAGCAGTAGGTTATGACAATATTGATGTTCAAGCCTGTACCCAGCGGAAAATTCCGTTTGCCAACACGCCGGGCGTACTTGTGGAAACAACTGCCGATCTGGCTTTCGGTCTGTTATTAACTGCTGCCCGCCGTATTCATGAAAGTTGGGACTGGGTACGCGCCGGCAAGTGGCAGCCTGGCTCGCGTTTTCCTTTGGGAGTGGATTTATATGGTAAAACACTTGGCATAGTAGGTATGGGTGCCATTGGTGCGGCTGTTGCTAAACGGGCGCAGACCAGCGGTATGAAGGTAATTTATTACAACCGGCGCCCGAGAGCTGACGCAGCGGCGTTACATGTCGAGTACCGCAATTTTGAAACTCTTTTGGCTGAAGCTGATTTTATCATCGTTTTGACACCTCTTACACCGGAAACCAGGGGGATGTTCGGGGCAAACGAATTTGAAAAAATGAAACCGACAGCCTATTTTATTAATGTCGCCAGAGGCGCCATTGTTGATACAGACGCGCTTCGCAATGCGCTGGCAAGTAACAAGATTGCCTATGCCGCGTTAGATGTTACCGACCCGGAACCGCTGCCGGCAAGTCATCCATTATTGCAACTAACCAATCTTTTGATTGTACCGCATATTGGCAGCGCAACAACCGAATGCCGCAACCGCATGGCGCTTTTGGCGGCTGAGAATATGCTGCTGGGATTGGCAGGTAAGCCAATGTTGACTTGTGTTAATAAAGAAGTAAATTATATCGTCTAA
- a CDS encoding IS256 family transposase ISPeth4 produces the protein MTQLNEKEIQLVALLSEECTTPAELTAKLKNLFAGALEKMLEAEMDEHLGYEKNSVLGNNSGNSRNGYGKKTIKSEWGESEISVPRDRNGTFEPRIIEKRQTRTDDIEARILAMYAKGMSNRDIEDHLRDIYGVEASASLISRITDKIMPAVMEWQSRPLDPVYPIVFLDGIVFKVRKDSRVVNKCLYSVLGINLDGRKEILGMWLSENESASFWTTICNELKNRGVEDILIACRDNLSGFSTAIETVFPKTEQQLCVIHQIRNSTKYVPYKDIKPVMADLKLVYAAPTQDDAEYRLEEFREKWGKKYPQIVKSWEANWTELSTYFKYPQEVRTLIYTTNAVEGFHRMLRKYTKTKTVYPTDDAVKKSVFLSIQEISKKWSMPIRDWGIIIGQLMIFFEDRLQARKVS, from the coding sequence ATGACACAGTTAAACGAAAAAGAAATACAGCTTGTAGCACTGCTCAGTGAGGAGTGCACCACTCCCGCCGAACTAACGGCGAAGCTCAAGAATCTGTTTGCCGGTGCGCTGGAAAAGATGCTAGAAGCCGAAATGGATGAACACCTCGGCTATGAGAAGAACAGTGTTTTAGGCAATAACAGCGGCAACAGCCGTAACGGTTACGGCAAAAAAACAATAAAAAGCGAGTGGGGCGAAAGTGAAATCAGCGTCCCCCGCGACCGAAACGGCACCTTTGAGCCGCGAATTATCGAAAAACGGCAGACACGCACCGACGATATTGAAGCCAGGATTCTGGCGATGTACGCTAAAGGCATGTCCAATCGCGACATTGAAGATCATCTGCGCGACATCTACGGCGTAGAAGCCTCCGCCAGCCTAATCAGCCGCATCACGGACAAGATTATGCCAGCCGTTATGGAATGGCAGAGCCGCCCGCTTGACCCGGTGTATCCCATTGTGTTTCTAGACGGAATTGTGTTCAAAGTCCGCAAGGACAGCCGGGTTGTAAACAAATGCCTATACTCGGTTTTAGGTATCAATCTGGACGGCCGCAAGGAAATCCTCGGCATGTGGCTGTCGGAAAACGAGAGCGCCAGTTTTTGGACGACGATCTGCAACGAGTTGAAAAATCGGGGTGTGGAAGATATTTTGATTGCCTGCCGTGACAACCTTTCCGGCTTTTCCACCGCCATTGAGACGGTGTTCCCCAAAACCGAGCAGCAACTGTGCGTGATTCATCAAATCCGCAACTCCACAAAGTATGTACCCTACAAGGATATCAAGCCGGTTATGGCGGATTTGAAATTAGTCTATGCAGCGCCGACACAAGACGACGCGGAGTATCGTCTGGAGGAATTTCGTGAGAAATGGGGCAAGAAATACCCACAGATTGTAAAGTCCTGGGAGGCGAACTGGACGGAGCTGTCCACCTATTTCAAGTACCCGCAGGAGGTCCGGACACTGATTTACACCACCAACGCAGTGGAAGGTTTTCATCGGATGCTGCGCAAATATACCAAGACAAAGACGGTTTATCCCACCGACGACGCGGTCAAAAAATCGGTGTTCCTGTCGATACAAGAAATTTCCAAAAAGTGGAGTATGCCGATTCGCGATTGGGGAATTATAATAGGGCAGTTGATGATCTTCTTCGAGGACAGACTGCAAGCGCGGAAGGTCTCATAA
- the nadC_1 gene encoding putative nicotinate-nucleotide pyrophosphorylase [carboxylating]: MNNLVVEELIRQALKEDIGAGDITSQAIFTDDHYSEGYLLAKEELVLAGKDIFSRVYSLLDRQIKIAFRYNDGDKIPSGEKFAILKGPTRSLLSGEKVALNFLQRMSGIATETWRFVQAVGGTAAIIAHTRRTTPGLRILERYAVKVGGGKSHRYGLDYMALIKDNHIQAAGGITQAVEKIRQQLSPFVKIEIEVETLDQVREAVTAGVDVIMLGNMSDTMLEQAVAIVDKQTLVEVSGNIPIERVSELAALGVDIISSGLITHSVRAVDISIKLQ, from the coding sequence ATGAATAATCTTGTGGTTGAAGAATTGATCCGCCAGGCGTTGAAAGAAGATATTGGCGCCGGCGATATTACCAGTCAGGCCATTTTTACTGACGACCATTACTCCGAAGGCTATTTGCTGGCAAAAGAGGAATTGGTGCTGGCCGGCAAAGATATATTCTCACGTGTTTATTCCTTGCTTGACCGGCAAATAAAGATTGCTTTCAGATACAACGACGGCGATAAAATACCAAGTGGTGAGAAGTTTGCTATTCTTAAGGGACCAACCCGCAGTTTGCTAAGTGGTGAGAAAGTTGCTCTTAATTTTTTACAGCGTATGTCTGGGATTGCTACTGAGACCTGGCGTTTTGTCCAAGCGGTTGGGGGAACAGCTGCTATTATTGCCCATACCAGAAGGACAACTCCCGGTCTTAGGATACTGGAACGATATGCTGTAAAAGTGGGCGGAGGTAAAAGCCACCGCTACGGTCTTGATTATATGGCGCTTATTAAAGACAACCATATACAAGCCGCAGGCGGTATTACCCAGGCAGTCGAAAAAATCCGCCAACAGCTTTCGCCGTTTGTAAAAATTGAAATTGAAGTTGAAACTTTAGATCAGGTACGCGAAGCTGTAACTGCCGGTGTCGATGTTATTATGCTTGGAAATATGTCAGACACCATGCTGGAGCAGGCAGTGGCTATTGTTGACAAACAGACGTTGGTTGAGGTATCAGGCAATATACCCATTGAACGGGTATCTGAACTGGCGGCGTTAGGCGTGGATATAATTTCAAGCGGATTGATTACCCACTCAGTAAGAGCGGTTGATATCAGCATTAAGCTGCAATAA
- the pheA gene encoding Bifunctional chorismate mutase/prephenate dehydratase — protein MLKTVGYLGPQGTYSEEIVLNLYNKGEFRPIPFIAIDAAIRAVAAGEIDECIVPVENSLEGSVNITLDTIAHDVSLFITKEVVYPVRHNLLAQTSSRSITTIVSHPQALAQCRKTLAAMYPHAQVKPVDSTAEAARLTAASDGSYAAVGSSKAGEIYGLTVLAADIQDNAANSTRFICLERQPAGPAAAGKCKTSLVCQINGERPGRLYNILQEFAQRDVNLTRIESRPARTGLGMYIFFFDIEGSLAEVNIAAAINAVKMKCLWYKNLGSYPTYNGAK, from the coding sequence ATGTTAAAAACAGTCGGGTATTTAGGGCCGCAAGGAACTTACAGTGAAGAGATCGTCTTGAATCTTTATAACAAGGGGGAATTTAGGCCAATACCGTTCATTGCTATTGACGCGGCAATCAGAGCGGTAGCAGCAGGTGAAATTGACGAGTGTATCGTACCTGTCGAAAATTCGCTGGAAGGTTCGGTCAATATTACCCTTGATACTATTGCGCACGATGTTAGTTTGTTTATTACCAAAGAGGTTGTCTATCCGGTCAGGCACAATTTGCTGGCACAAACCAGCAGCCGGAGTATTACTACAATTGTTTCGCATCCGCAAGCACTGGCCCAATGCCGGAAAACCCTGGCGGCTATGTATCCGCACGCCCAGGTAAAGCCGGTCGACAGTACTGCCGAGGCTGCCAGGCTGACGGCTGCAAGTGATGGATCCTACGCCGCGGTTGGCAGTTCCAAGGCGGGAGAAATCTATGGACTGACAGTATTGGCTGCCGATATTCAGGACAATGCCGCCAATTCAACGCGGTTTATCTGCCTGGAACGCCAGCCGGCCGGTCCGGCGGCAGCAGGTAAATGCAAAACATCACTTGTCTGTCAAATTAACGGCGAACGGCCAGGCCGTCTCTACAATATTTTACAGGAATTTGCCCAAAGAGATGTCAATCTTACCCGGATTGAATCGCGCCCGGCCCGGACCGGGCTTGGTATGTATATATTCTTTTTTGATATTGAAGGCAGTCTGGCTGAAGTCAATATTGCCGCCGCTATTAATGCTGTCAAGATGAAATGCCTATGGTATAAAAATCTTGGTTCTTACCCGACCTATAACGGCGCTAAATAG
- the pabA_2 gene encoding Aminodeoxychorismate synthase component 2, whose protein sequence is MILIIDNYDSFTYNVYQYVTSLGFQAAVVRNDMTSVEEISHAGYSGIIISPGPGTPASAGISKEAIKRFAGQIPVLGICLGHQAIGEVFGGRVIRAPQPVHGKTEYIIHKGQGIYSGLPKPFIAGRYHSLIVERDGLPDCFEITATSQDGLIMGLRHREFDVEGVQFHPESILTPKGIDILRNFLAKTKCA, encoded by the coding sequence ATGATTTTAATTATTGATAATTATGATTCATTCACCTATAACGTTTACCAGTATGTGACCAGTTTGGGATTTCAGGCCGCCGTTGTCCGCAATGATATGACATCTGTTGAAGAAATCAGTCATGCTGGATATAGTGGGATTATTATCTCGCCAGGACCGGGAACGCCGGCGAGCGCAGGAATTAGTAAAGAAGCGATCAAGAGGTTTGCCGGGCAAATTCCTGTTCTGGGAATTTGCCTTGGTCACCAGGCTATCGGTGAAGTATTCGGCGGGCGGGTCATCCGTGCGCCGCAGCCGGTGCATGGCAAGACCGAATATATTATTCATAAAGGACAAGGTATATATAGTGGACTTCCCAAGCCGTTTATCGCCGGTAGATATCATTCGCTGATCGTTGAAAGGGATGGGCTGCCTGACTGTTTTGAAATTACGGCCACGTCTCAAGATGGTTTGATCATGGGGTTAAGGCACAGGGAGTTTGACGTAGAAGGTGTGCAGTTTCACCCTGAATCAATTCTGACGCCTAAAGGGATTGATATTTTGCGAAATTTTCTTGCTAAAACAAAATGTGCTTGA
- the trpE gene encoding Anthranilate synthase component 1, which translates to MKTYPDKEEFCQLTETYSILPVCIEVSTDMETPVSLYYKLVGEAPGFILESAQTGKTFGRYSFIGTKQLAAFTAYNTHAEIIIDGCASRKDGKPHGLLKEFLKNFSMPLLPELPPFAGGAVGYAAYEAVAAWERICGLTIPADLPLVELMACKYLIVMDHLTHSTRLINLIHFTPGMAAAAAYEQAVSELIDLAGELKQPVVLPEYCQDGAGDSQGQCFEQVNEASFEQQYIKMVEQAKEYIAAGDIFQVVLSRPFHYKLTHHPFALYRRLRQANPSPYMFYINFGHKQLVGASPERLVKLEDGKVLTCPIAGTRRRGGSLAEDEKLAQELLADVKERAEHAMLVDLGRNDLGRISQPGTVAVDRLMEVEKFSHVMHIVSEVSGLLDPKFSAVDVLAACFPAGTVSGAPKVRAMEIIYELEGDSRGPYAGAVGYFDFRGNMDTCITIRTLIIDGQQVTVRTGAGIVADSVPEMEYREIMQKARVLMQLVREAE; encoded by the coding sequence GTGAAGACATATCCCGACAAGGAAGAATTTTGCCAGTTGACTGAAACTTATTCCATTCTTCCGGTTTGTATTGAGGTATCAACAGATATGGAAACTCCGGTTTCGCTGTATTACAAGCTGGTGGGGGAAGCTCCGGGTTTTATCCTGGAAAGCGCTCAGACCGGCAAAACTTTCGGGCGTTACTCATTTATCGGCACTAAGCAACTGGCTGCTTTTACGGCATATAACACCCACGCAGAAATTATTATAGATGGTTGTGCATCGCGAAAAGATGGCAAGCCGCATGGTTTACTTAAAGAGTTTCTGAAAAACTTTTCCATGCCGTTATTGCCGGAATTGCCGCCATTCGCCGGCGGTGCGGTGGGATATGCCGCTTATGAAGCGGTAGCTGCGTGGGAGCGGATATGCGGCCTGACTATTCCCGCTGATTTACCGCTTGTTGAGTTAATGGCTTGCAAATATCTCATAGTAATGGACCACCTGACCCATTCAACACGGTTGATAAATTTGATACATTTTACGCCTGGCATGGCAGCCGCCGCGGCATATGAGCAGGCTGTGTCCGAGCTTATTGATCTGGCCGGGGAACTGAAACAACCGGTGGTTTTGCCGGAATATTGCCAGGATGGCGCAGGTGACAGCCAGGGACAATGTTTTGAGCAGGTGAACGAGGCTTCGTTTGAGCAGCAGTATATCAAGATGGTTGAACAGGCTAAAGAATATATCGCGGCCGGTGATATATTCCAGGTTGTCTTATCCCGCCCCTTTCACTATAAACTGACCCACCACCCCTTTGCGCTGTACCGGCGACTGCGCCAAGCCAATCCATCGCCTTATATGTTCTATATCAATTTTGGTCATAAACAGCTTGTCGGCGCTTCACCCGAGCGGCTAGTCAAGTTGGAGGACGGCAAAGTATTGACCTGCCCGATTGCCGGAACACGCCGCCGCGGCGGCAGTTTGGCCGAAGATGAGAAATTGGCGCAGGAACTGCTGGCTGACGTCAAAGAACGAGCTGAGCATGCTATGCTGGTTGACCTCGGGCGTAACGACCTTGGCCGCATAAGCCAGCCGGGGACGGTAGCGGTAGACCGGTTGATGGAAGTGGAAAAGTTCTCCCATGTGATGCATATCGTATCAGAGGTATCAGGTCTTCTTGATCCCAAGTTTTCTGCGGTTGACGTACTGGCCGCGTGTTTTCCGGCAGGAACGGTGAGCGGTGCACCCAAAGTACGGGCTATGGAAATTATTTATGAGCTTGAAGGTGACAGCCGCGGGCCTTATGCCGGTGCGGTCGGTTATTTTGATTTCAGGGGAAATATGGACACCTGCATTACCATTCGTACGTTAATTATTGACGGACAGCAGGTCACAGTGCGGACAGGAGCAGGGATAGTAGCTGATTCTGTGCCTGAAATGGAATACCGGGAGATCATGCAAAAAGCCAGGGTGTTAATGCAATTAGTCAGGGAGGCTGAATGA
- the trpA gene encoding Tryptophan synthase alpha chain: MNIAEKLGSLKASGRKGLIIYVTAGCPDYSTTLQAVKAAAEAGADLVEIGLPFSDPMADGPVIQQAATQALAAGATVGKALELITLLQQQTSIPLAVMTYYNIVLQFGIERFAESFAGAGISGLIIPDLPIEEAAAVEPACRQAGIDLIKFIAPTTTPERIKTICRQASGFLYCISSTGVTGVRQTDYNQIAPLLAAVRRETDLPLAIGFGIGGPEAACQAAKHADAVIVGSAVMDRLLHGSLANVQELIYSIRQALDKECDRQ, translated from the coding sequence ATGAACATAGCAGAGAAGCTGGGTAGTTTGAAGGCCTCAGGGCGCAAAGGCTTAATCATTTATGTGACAGCCGGCTGTCCGGATTATAGTACTACGTTACAGGCGGTAAAGGCGGCAGCCGAGGCTGGAGCCGATTTGGTGGAAATCGGCCTGCCGTTTTCCGATCCTATGGCTGACGGTCCGGTAATTCAGCAGGCAGCCACCCAGGCACTGGCAGCCGGGGCGACCGTGGGTAAGGCGCTGGAACTTATCACTCTTTTACAACAGCAGACCTCAATACCTTTGGCAGTTATGACTTATTACAATATTGTCTTGCAGTTTGGGATTGAACGGTTTGCGGAAAGTTTTGCCGGAGCAGGCATTAGCGGGCTAATTATTCCTGACCTGCCGATAGAAGAAGCAGCGGCGGTTGAGCCGGCCTGCCGCCAGGCAGGCATCGACTTAATAAAGTTTATTGCACCAACTACCACTCCGGAACGAATAAAGACAATTTGCCGTCAGGCTTCAGGATTTTTGTACTGCATATCAAGCACAGGCGTTACCGGCGTGCGTCAGACCGATTATAACCAGATTGCGCCGCTTCTGGCGGCCGTGCGCCGGGAAACCGATTTGCCGCTGGCGATCGGATTTGGTATCGGCGGCCCGGAAGCGGCCTGTCAGGCAGCCAAACATGCTGATGCCGTCATTGTCGGCAGTGCGGTTATGGACCGCTTGCTGCATGGAAGCCTGGCAAATGTGCAGGAACTGATATACTCAATCAGGCAGGCGCTGGATAAGGAGTGTGACCGTCAGTGA